AATGTTTGACGAAGTTTCACATAAACGGTTTTAGCACGCTTTTAATTTTAGATAATGAAATTTGTAGCCCGTTTGATAAAAACAGAGCCGGCTTAAATCTTGGCGAAGGTGCAGCATATATAGTTTTACAAAAAGCATCTGACGTAAAACCTCAAGATAAAGGCAAAATTTTGTGCAAAGTAAGCGGCTATTCCAACACCTGCGATGCTTACCACCAGACTGCTTCTTCGCCCGAAGGCGAAGGTGCATACTTGGCTATGCAAAATGCCTTGATAAACTCAAATCTGAAACCTCAAGACATTGACTACATTAGCGCACACGGCACCGGAACACCAAACAACGACTTGTCGGAAGGCATTTCCATACAAAGAATTTTTGGCGATAATATTCCGCCTGTCAGCTCCACAAAATCGCTTACAGGACACACTACCAGCGCCTCGGGTGCAATTGAAGCAATTATCAGCATTTTAGCTCTCAACGAAGGTTTTATTCCGCCCAACTACAACTTCAAGGAAAAAATGCCGGAACTTAATTTTGCTCCGCAAAAAGAAATTGAAAGCCGCAAACTAAAAAACGTACTCTCTAACTCCTTCGGGTTTGGCGGCAACAATACCAGTATAATATTTTCGCTGTACAACTAATTTTTATGAAACGAACTCCAATATACATTAATGGCATAGGTTTAATATCTATTCAGAAACCGTTGTCGGATGATGTAATATATAATCCCGAAGATTTTAGCAGCAACTACGTTAAGTGTCAAGAACCTGATTACAAGCAGTACATAAATGCCGGTACTGCACGCAGGATGAGTCCCATTATAAAACGAAGCATTGTAACTTCAAAAACTGCTTTAAAAAATGCAAACATTGATATTCCTGACGCTATAATTTCGGGTACAGGTTTGGGATGCGCTACGGATACCGAAAAGTTTTTGACCTCAATGGTAGAGAACAATGAAGAGTTCCTTTCTCCAACGGCTTTCATTCACTCAACTCACAACACACTAAGCAGTCAGGTTGCAATTGATATTAATTGCAAGAACTACAACAATACTTTTATGCAAAAAGGTGTATCGTTCGAGCATGCCCTATTAGATGCCGTTTGTATGATAAGAAACAACGAAATAAACAATGCTTTGGTTATGGGCAATGACGAGTTTAACGAAAAGTTTCATAAATTGTACGATAATCTTAAATTTTGGAAAACAAATGTCGAAAGCACATTAAACATAGCCAAACAGAATGATAGCTACGGTTCATTTGCAGGCGAAGGCAGTTCGGCTTTGGTAGTTACCAACCGGTTTAACGAAAAATCATATGCTAAAATAACCGACCTTAAGGTAACGTATAATTGCAAAGGTATTGACATAGATTTTGTTGAGAATTTTTTGGCTGAAAACAACCTTAACTTCAGCAACATCGATTTAATACTTACAGGTATTGACGGAGATAAAGAAAACGACTTGATTTACAGCAATTTATTTAATAACAGTGAAATCTCCAACAAAATTGGGTTGTATAGGAATTTGAGCGGTTATTATTACACGTCGAGCGGATTTGGGTTTGGTGCAGCTACCATCTGTCTGAAAAACGGACTCATTCCAAAACATCTTACACTTAACGGTAAAGAAATAAAAAATCCGGAAAATATACTTTTCTATAATCATTCAGATAATAAGCAACACGCACTTTCAATTATTTCAAAATGTACAGACTAATAGGTTTATCATTAATACAATCGACTTTTTTGGTCGCAGCTCAAGTGTTTTTGAAATTTGCGATGCAAAGAATGGGAAAATTCTCGTTTACGATAGAATTTTTCAAGCAATTACTTGTAAATTGGCAACTTCTGTTCTCAGGAATTTCAATAGTAATAGCAACATTGCTTTGGATGTACATATTAAAACACTTCGATTTTAGCATGGCTTATCCGCTAATCAGCATGAGTTACGTTATAGGTGCAATAGCTGCTGTCGTCATTTTTCATGAAACAATACCCATTAATCGTTGGATTGGACTCGGCTTGATAATTTTAGGCGTAATATTTGTAGTACAGAAGTAAAATTCTAAATCATGAGAGTTAAAACTAATTTTTACGTCCTTACTTTGCTCGTTTTGTTCAGTATTTTTAATTCAAATCTGAACGCTCAAAACTACACAAAGCTTAATGATGCCGATGCCATTGCTTGTAAAAATCAAATAAAAAAATCCGCTGAAAGCGTAAATACCATACAATGCAATTTTGTTCAGGAAAAAGAAATGTCGTTTTTAGATTCAAAACTGATTTCTAAAGGAAAAATGTATTTGAAAAAAGATAGAAAACTGCTTTGGCAATACACCACTCCTTACGAGTTTTCTTTTGTTATCAACGAAAATAATATTGCAATGGTAAACAAGGATCAAAAAAATTCTTTTGATTCAAATTCCAATTCGTTTTTTAAAAATTTAAGTTCTATTGTTGTTGGCAGCTTCAATGGCGAACTGTTGGACAATAAAAAAGATTTTGACATCACTTATTTTAAACATAACAATAATTACAAAGTTGAAATCGTCCCTAAAAACAAAGTTTTAGGCGATATGATTAGCAAAATCTCGCTGCATTTTAACAGTAAAGATTGGAGCGTTGATTCTATACTTTTGCACGACAAACAAGGAGATGTTACAAATATCGCTTTTTCTGAAAAGATATTTAACAAAAATATTGATAACCGCGTTTTTGATATCAACAAATAACGTAGTTTCACAATCAGTTTACACACAAAAACCCTTCGAGCCGTACTACATTCTACAATTAGAAGATGTAGGCACGTACTTATTTTCGTTTTCTATAGAATATGGCAACAACGGTTTGTCGGGAATTATGTTGGCTAAATTCGACGGAAACAAAATAATGGCTTCGATAGTAAACGAGTTTGGAATTAAAATTATTGATTTTTCGGTATCCGACGGCAATGTTGAAATAGACTACGCTGCCGACAAACTTAATAATCGCTTTGTGAAAAAAATAATTGAAAGCGACCTGGGATTTTTGTTTTCAAAATTTCCGCCAAACACAAACAAGAAGTATAATTACGAATTACAGTTTAATCCCAACGGCTCGTATAAAATAAGCAAACTATTAAAACACAAGACGGTACAGTGCTTTGAATGCAACAAAGACCGAAATTACACCGTAATAAATCTCAGAAACAATATATCTTACAAACTTACTTTTTTACAATTTGATGAGTAATACCGAACTTAAAAACTATTTTTACAAAATAACCGACAGCAAAAAGTCAGATGACGGATTCGCTTATACGATTAAACTTAACAGCAATCATTGGGTTTTTGAAGTCCATTTCGCAGGTAATCCCATAACTCCAGGTGCACTTTTGTTGCAAATTACCAAAGAATTGATAAGTACCGAACTTGGGAAACAAATTAGCATAAACAAAACGCAAAATATAAGGTTTTTAAATGCTATAAATCCTATTGAAAACCCGATTGTGGAGTTTGTGTTTACAAAAGACGAAGCAAATAAGTTGAATATCGTTATCAAACACGATGACACAATGTTTGCAAGAATTAAACTAACTTACTCAGTGCATGACTAACAATAATAGCAAAGTTGAAGATATTAAAGAGCTTGGTGTTTTGGTTGTAATACCAACCTACAACAATGAAAAAACTTTGTCGAAAATTATTGAAGATGTTTTAATGTACACGCCGGATGTTTTGGTTGTAAACGACGGCTCGACCGACAGCACTGCCGAAATACTTGACAAATTCGGCGACAAAATAAATACCATAAGCTACAACAAAAACAGGGGCAAAGGTTACGCTCTGAAACAGAGTTTTAAATACGCCGAACAAAACAATTACAACTACGTAATAAGTATTGATTCTGACGGTCAACACTTTGCAGAAGATATACCTGTTTTTGTAAACAAAATTGCTGAAAAACCCAACTCAATGATAGTTGGCAGTAGGAGTTTTGTGCAAGAACACATGAAAGCAGGTAGTAGCTTTGCCAACAAATTTTCAAACTTCTGGTTTACAGTACAGACAAGCAAAAAACTCCCTGACACACAGTCGGGGTATAGGTTATACCCTATTAAGCATATCAGAAAAACGAATATACTTACAAACAGATACGAAACGGAACTTGAAATATTAGTCCGATTAGCTTGGAAAAACGTAAGTATTATTCCCGTCAATATCAACGTATATTATCCACCGAAATCCGAGAAAATATCGCATTTCCGACCCTTCACCGATTTTTTCAGAATAAGTGTGCTAAACACTTTTTTGTGCATCGTTGCGATAATATACGGTTATCCCTCCATTTTGTTTCATTGTTTAAAAAATCGTTTTACAAATGAGTAAAATAGTTCAAGCTATATACGATTTTTTTAACAAAAACCGCCTTTTGGCAATGGCAATCCTCGTATTATCGATTGTTGCGGGTGTGTTTTTTGCCTTGAGATTAAATTTTAGCGAAGATATATCGGAGTTTTTGCCAAGTAGCGACAAGCAGACAGATTTTCTCATAAAGCAGCAAGGACTTGAAAATAAGT
This genomic window from Lentimicrobiaceae bacterium contains:
- a CDS encoding beta-ketoacyl-[acyl-carrier-protein] synthase family protein, with amino-acid sequence MKNEQIVVTGMGVVSAIGNSVAEILHSIKNSTCPIGEIKHLDTINKYPVAEVALSDAEMKQMLNLPEDAEHTRTTLMGILAVQQAIESLSDEEKTTKRVAFINGTTVGGMEKSEKHFLDFFETDEYDKYIKVHDCGSSSEAIADYFGCFSHVSTISTACSSGANSVIMGCRLIENDLVDIAIVGGSECLTKFHINGFSTLLILDNEICSPFDKNRAGLNLGEGAAYIVLQKASDVKPQDKGKILCKVSGYSNTCDAYHQTASSPEGEGAYLAMQNALINSNLKPQDIDYISAHGTGTPNNDLSEGISIQRIFGDNIPPVSSTKSLTGHTTSASGAIEAIISILALNEGFIPPNYNFKEKMPELNFAPQKEIESRKLKNVLSNSFGFGGNNTSIIFSLYN
- a CDS encoding beta-ketoacyl synthase chain length factor — protein: MKRTPIYINGIGLISIQKPLSDDVIYNPEDFSSNYVKCQEPDYKQYINAGTARRMSPIIKRSIVTSKTALKNANIDIPDAIISGTGLGCATDTEKFLTSMVENNEEFLSPTAFIHSTHNTLSSQVAIDINCKNYNNTFMQKGVSFEHALLDAVCMIRNNEINNALVMGNDEFNEKFHKLYDNLKFWKTNVESTLNIAKQNDSYGSFAGEGSSALVVTNRFNEKSYAKITDLKVTYNCKGIDIDFVENFLAENNLNFSNIDLILTGIDGDKENDLIYSNLFNNSEISNKIGLYRNLSGYYYTSSGFGFGAATICLKNGLIPKHLTLNGKEIKNPENILFYNHSDNKQHALSIISKCTD
- a CDS encoding EamA family transporter, whose amino-acid sequence is MYRLIGLSLIQSTFLVAAQVFLKFAMQRMGKFSFTIEFFKQLLVNWQLLFSGISIVIATLLWMYILKHFDFSMAYPLISMSYVIGAIAAVVIFHETIPINRWIGLGLIILGVIFVVQK
- a CDS encoding outer membrane lipoprotein carrier protein LolA, with translation MRVKTNFYVLTLLVLFSIFNSNLNAQNYTKLNDADAIACKNQIKKSAESVNTIQCNFVQEKEMSFLDSKLISKGKMYLKKDRKLLWQYTTPYEFSFVINENNIAMVNKDQKNSFDSNSNSFFKNLSSIVVGSFNGELLDNKKDFDITYFKHNNNYKVEIVPKNKVLGDMISKISLHFNSKDWSVDSILLHDKQGDVTNIAFSEKIFNKNIDNRVFDINK
- a CDS encoding glycosyltransferase family 2 protein gives rise to the protein MTNNNSKVEDIKELGVLVVIPTYNNEKTLSKIIEDVLMYTPDVLVVNDGSTDSTAEILDKFGDKINTISYNKNRGKGYALKQSFKYAEQNNYNYVISIDSDGQHFAEDIPVFVNKIAEKPNSMIVGSRSFVQEHMKAGSSFANKFSNFWFTVQTSKKLPDTQSGYRLYPIKHIRKTNILTNRYETELEILVRLAWKNVSIIPVNINVYYPPKSEKISHFRPFTDFFRISVLNTFLCIVAIIYGYPSILFHCLKNRFTNE